The Starkeya sp. ORNL1 DNA window CCGGATCAGCGTTGTCCCGCCTCACGGGTGTCAGAAGTCCGCCGGGAAATAGGCGTTGACTTCCATGCCGACGCAGACTTCGACGATACGCGGAGTGTTCCAGGCCATTTCTGCTTCCTCCAGTGTAGTTGCTCAGTATAAACTTCATAAGAAGATTATAAG harbors:
- the pqqA gene encoding pyrroloquinoline quinone precursor peptide PqqA; amino-acid sequence: MAWNTPRIVEVCVGMEVNAYFPADF